The proteins below are encoded in one region of Geomonas ferrireducens:
- the ahcY gene encoding adenosylhomocysteinase, producing MKQDYIVKDMSLADWGRKEMIIAETEMPGLMAIREEYAAAQPLKGARIAGSLHMTIQTAMLIETLTALGAEVRWASCNIFSTQDHAAAAIAAAGIPVFAHKGESLTEYWDYTHKIFEWHDGGAPNMILDDGGDATLLLHLGSDAEKDPTVLDKPTCEEEEVLFAAIKKRLAEKPGWYAKTAACIKGVTEETTTGVHRLYQMFEKGKLKFPAINVNDSVTKSKFDNIYGCRESLMDGIKRATDVMVAGKVAVICGYGDVGKGCAQAMRGLQAQVWVTEVDPICALQAAMEGYKVVTMEWAADKADIFVTTTGNIDVITHDHMKAMKHNAIVCNIGHFDNEIEVAKLKQYKWENIKPQVDHVIFPDGKRIILLAEGRLVNLGCATGHPSYVMSSSFANQTLAQMELFCNPGKYPVGVYILPKELDEKVARLQLKTLGAMLTELSDAQAAYIGVKKEGPYKSEHYRY from the coding sequence GTGAAACAGGATTACATCGTAAAGGATATGTCGCTGGCCGATTGGGGCCGCAAGGAGATGATCATCGCGGAAACCGAAATGCCGGGTCTCATGGCGATTCGCGAGGAGTACGCGGCGGCCCAGCCGCTCAAGGGGGCGCGCATCGCGGGCTCGCTGCACATGACCATCCAGACCGCCATGCTCATCGAGACTCTCACCGCGCTCGGCGCCGAGGTCCGCTGGGCTTCCTGCAACATCTTCTCGACCCAGGATCACGCCGCGGCAGCCATCGCCGCCGCCGGGATCCCGGTCTTCGCCCACAAGGGTGAGAGCCTCACCGAGTACTGGGACTACACCCACAAGATCTTCGAGTGGCACGACGGCGGTGCGCCCAACATGATCCTTGACGACGGCGGCGACGCGACCCTGTTGCTGCACCTTGGCAGCGACGCGGAAAAGGACCCGACCGTCCTCGACAAGCCGACCTGCGAGGAGGAAGAGGTGCTTTTCGCTGCCATCAAGAAGCGCCTCGCCGAGAAGCCGGGTTGGTACGCGAAGACCGCAGCTTGCATCAAGGGTGTTACCGAAGAGACCACCACCGGCGTACACCGTCTCTACCAGATGTTCGAGAAAGGGAAGCTCAAGTTCCCGGCCATCAACGTGAACGACTCGGTGACCAAGTCGAAGTTCGACAACATCTACGGCTGCCGCGAGTCCCTCATGGACGGCATCAAGCGCGCCACCGACGTCATGGTGGCCGGCAAGGTTGCCGTCATCTGCGGCTACGGCGACGTGGGCAAGGGATGCGCCCAGGCGATGCGCGGGCTGCAGGCCCAGGTGTGGGTCACCGAGGTCGACCCGATCTGCGCCCTGCAGGCGGCCATGGAAGGGTACAAGGTAGTCACCATGGAGTGGGCGGCGGACAAGGCGGACATCTTCGTCACCACCACCGGCAACATCGACGTCATCACCCATGACCACATGAAAGCGATGAAGCACAACGCCATCGTCTGCAACATCGGTCACTTCGACAACGAGATAGAGGTGGCGAAGCTCAAGCAGTATAAGTGGGAGAACATCAAGCCACAGGTCGACCACGTCATCTTCCCGGACGGCAAGCGCATCATCCTGCTCGCGGAAGGTCGCCTGGTGAACCTCGGCTGCGCCACCGGCCATCCTTCTTACGTTATGTCCTCTTCCTTCGCGAACCAGACGCTCGCGCAGATGGAGCTCTTCTGCAACCCGGGCAAGTATCCGGTGGGCGTATATATCCTGCCGAAGGAGCTGGACGAGAAGGTGGCGCGTCTGCAGCTGAAGACCCTGGGTGCCATGCTGACCGAGCTGTCCGACGCACAGGCGGCGTACATCGGCGTGAAGAAGGAAGGTCCGTACAAGTCGGAGCACTACAGGTATTAA